The genomic stretch tgagagtgtgtgtgtgagagtgtgtgagagagtgtgagtgtgtgtgtgtgagagtgtgtgagtgagtgtgagagagtgtgtgtgagtgtgtgtgagtgtgtgtgagagtgtgtgagagtgtgtgtgtgtgagtgtgtgtgagtgtgtgagagtgtgagagagtgtgagtgtgagtgagagtgtgtgtgtgagagtgtgtgtgtgagagtgtgtgagtgagagtgtgtgagagtgtgtgagagtgtgtgagagtgtgtgtgtgtgagtgtgtgtgagtgtgagagagtgtgagtgtgagtgtgtgtgtgtgtgtgtgtgagagtgtgtgtgtgagagtgtgtgtgtgagagtgtgtgtgtgagagtgtgtgagtgagagtgtgtgagtgagagtgtgtgtgagagtgtgtgtgagtgagagtgtgtgtgtgagagtgtgtgagtgagtgtgttctgaggaCATACCTGAAGATTACCGCCAGTCTGTCTAACCATACTGTAGGGTCTGAGGATTTTCCGTTACTAGACTCCTGAGACAGCAgctaaaagacacacacacacacacacacgtacacacacacacgtacacacacacacgtacacacacacacgtacacacacacacacgtacacacacacaccaacattaagATAACCTTTACTGATCCTGAAAGAAATCTGTCtcaataaaagagaaaaaacagtcTTCACCTATTTGTTTAGGTTTTAGAGAAGATAGCACTGCCCAGGTCATCAGGGGGCAAAAAACACTGAGGGGGCAGATTACAGTATCTTCCTCCCCAACACTGAGGGGGCAGATTACAGCATCTTCCTCCCCAACACTGAGGGGGCAGATTACAGCATCTTCCTCCCCTAACTGCACCAGTGTCTTTTTCTCAAAGGACAATCAGCATGCACTGCAGTAAGGACATGTGTGATGGTCAACCTTTCCTGTGactgtatacagtgtgtgtccagtagggatgcaacaatacagttaacccacggttcaatacgtaccggGGTTTTTGTTTCggcaaattaaaggttttttttttccattattctttgtttaggtgatGGAAACAGgaagtatgttaagaagaaactggttttagttgcaattttcttattttacttaaatgcaaaaatgaacttgtacacattcatagtgtactgaaaatagtgagataaaaattagcgcttgtatgactttattacaggagacgggtttggaCGGTGCTCTTTATTCCCCAAtccactctgtaatgaccagtcagggtgagagaactctctgtaatgaccagtcagggtgagagaactctctgtaatgaccagtcagggtgagagaactctctgtaatgaccagtcagggtgagagaactctctgtaatgaccagtcagggtgagagaactctctgtaatgaccagtcagggtgagagaactctctgtaatgaccagtcagggtgagagaactctctgtaatgaccagtcagggtgagagaactctctgtaatgaccagtcagggtgagagaactctctgtaatgaccagtcagggtgagagaactctctgtaatgaccagtcagggtgagagaactctgTTACCCCCGAGGTCcagctatctgttattagagcaagactttgtgctttaacCGATTCGGTTTTTTGCGTGTTTTTTCATAGAGTTCGGGGAAAAGTccgtgtcagtggtgtgtaacgCGGTTCCAGCACTTTAATAATTTGctgaaagcccacatcaccgatcacagaaaacggctgcagatctttagcaattattatattataattattttttgtgtctctctgaaccagttgtgtctgaatgctggaagggATCAGATAGGGGACTGTGGTTTTTTGGGTTCCTGTGTTCCCTGCTCCGccctcctgcttccacacagtgatatctctgggtgatggagctgcagatgtgtggtcatgttgaagTATTTCCATCTCAGTAACTCGTGTGGAACGGCGCTTAAACAGAGCCATGTtctgtttagtgtttttgtttcatctccaTCATAGTCCACAACAAATCCGAGatgttcccacaccacagatctgagagACGGAGCTTCCTCATGttcctgtctcacttcacctctctccagggttagagtgaaatctgacaccagcatcgcaagcatggttaccgcccctaactttagcgctcactgattggatatttacttgaggggaggcgtgtctgtctcagcgcatagacatacagtacaggcaaacacaaacaggaagttcagagagtaataaacacaaacaggaagttcagagagtaataaacacaaacaggaggctcagagagtaataaacacaaacaggaagttcagagagtaataaacacaaacaggaggcTTAGagggtaataaacacaaacaggaagttcagagaataataaacacaaacaggaagttcagagagtaataaacacaaacaggaagttcagagagtaataaacacaaacaggaggttTCAGagggtaataaacacaaacaggaggttTCAGagggtaataaacacaaacaggaggttTCAGagggtaataaacacaaacaggaggtttcagagagtaataaacacaaacaggaggttTCAGagggtaataaacacaaacaggaggttTCAGagggtaataaacacaaacaggaggttTCAGagggtaataaacacaaacaggaggttTCAGagggtaataaacacaaacaggaggttTCAGagggtaataaacacaaacaggaggttTCAGagggtaataaacacaaacaggaggttTCAGagggtaataaacacaaacaggaggtttcagagagtaataaacacaaacaggaggttTCAGagggtaataaacacaaacaggaggttTCAGagggtaataaacacaaacaggaggtttcagagagtaataaacacaaacaggaggttTCAGagggtaataaacacaaacaggaggttTCAGagggtaataaacacaaacaggaggttTCAGagggtaataaacacaaacaggaggttTCAGagggtaataaacacaaacaggaggttTCAGAGGGTAATAAAcacatggttattattattttaaggaaaaaacgAAAAACCGTGGTTCACATACGCATATTGAACTGTGGAGGTTGTACCAAACgtttcaatattatattgagtattgtggcatccctagcGTCCAGCATTAATCCTACTCTAAAACAGTGCTGTGTATACGGGGTTTCACTGGTGTAGTTCCTTTGAGAACACAGCACCAAAATACCTGGTCCAACACCGTCGCAGCAAGGTGCTCGGTTGGGTTCCAGTCCAACCCTAGTGTGGTCTGACTGCAGCAACAATCTGACCCTGAACTGACCCCAACACTGGCTGTGAAAGGAACTAGCTGGAACTGGAGGACCTCACTTCATCAAAAGGAGTCATAACTTTATTTGCCATGTGTGCAGTCTGTCTGTGGTCACatggacagaggtgtgtgtgtgtgtggggtcaagacatggggggggggagagagagagagagagagagagagagataatgagcACATTTTTCCCCAGTGGTCAGGCACTCACCTTCTTCAGAGCCATGACCTGAACAGAGCACAGATCACTCAGACACTCTGCTATCTTCTCCAGAGGAAGCCGAGCCAGCACCAGTGCTGTGCCTGAGAAACCAGAAACACTGAGGTCATCACCATGATCTCTTATACTTCAGAAATAAATCATACACATCTCCGGTGATGTCACATCACTCTTCAAAGCTATGACATTTCACTAACCAGCAgtaaaagaataaattattttaaaaataaatagagggTGCTCTGATGGAAGCACTGcctgtacactgtgtgtgtgtgtgtgtgtggtcataccCTTGAGCAGGCCAATAGCGGCGTCCGTGTTCAGAGCGAAGGAATCCAGCGAGCGTGCGATGTGCAGCAGGCTTTGGAAGTGTTGTGCCATGTGTTCCCGGCACACCGAGCACATGTTGTGAATAGCCTTCGCTGCCACCGAGGCTAATGGCTTCTCCCGCAGCCCCTTCATTAGATAGTCTAGCACAGGATctgcatcaaacacacacacacacacgcgcgcacacaaaTCATTCTGATTAGAATTGTATACCACATCACATTAGAAACATCAGAAACTCTTTGAACACAAAGTCTTCCAGCGTTTGCAATGACAATCCCAGTCTCTGGATTTCATCCTAATGAGAACCTGCTGGTTGAAGGATATAAAGGAGCTTTAAAATGTTCTGCAGGATCCCTCTGTGTTTGTTACACACTACAGGAAGAGATCCGGAGCTGCTGTTCTAACCAGggtatatgtacacacacacatatatacatatatatattataagcaCAGGAGTGTGAAGTCAGCCAGTCTGAAGAGTCTAAACAGGTCCAGATGTGTGCAGCTGTGGATGTTGATGTACATCCTGACCTGAACCCTGCTGGAGTTCCTGTGAAGAGAGAGATGGTTTGTAGGGACTGTTCTCACCTAAGAAGCGTGGGTTGCGGTCCATCACCTCACTCATCTCTCCCACCAGCTCGATACTGGTGTAGCGCACAGCGATGTGCACCGTCTGAGGAAGAAGCACAACTTGTTCCAGCACTTCAGTCAGCGTGGGGTTGTTCTCACTAAGAACACACACAGGGGGAAGGAAACGTTTATATTCAACACATCTGAACAGACACAGACTACTGAGTGTCTGAGTAGAGCTTTATCTGTCAGAATAAACACTGAGACATCGAGTCCACGCTGCAGCGCTCACTCACGGGTCCACACTCTTGGCAATAGAAGCCATTAGGAAAAGCACGGCCTCAGTAACCTCCCAGGCTGGGATTCCCTCTTTCAGAGTAGAGTacagctacaacacacacacacacacacacacgtgagtgCCGAGAAATCTACAAGTCCAATACTACATCATAAAAGAATGCTATAacatgtttatatgtgtatatcAGTAATACCTGTGAGAAACACTCCATTGAGCCTACAAGGAAAATAACGTCCTTGACCAGGTCAGAAACCCTCAGTCTGAACTCCCCGAAGTCGTCCGTGTCTTCTGGGATTCCTTCCTGTTAGACAGAGACgagattaaacacacagacaaatgaaGCACACGGTCCGTCACTCAGAACCTGTGTCAGGTCGGGGTTCTGAAGCCCTCGGCTGTGTGTCTACATCATTCCAATACTACTGGACATCACCCCTGACCTCAGAGACGTGACAGATGCTGCTCGTCGATCTGGGCCGGGTTATAAGTCTCCAAACAATGTGATGGTCACTCTTCTACAGTTAGGAGTGTTTACAGATACAAAAACACTTCAGCTGTGGATCTTCTCCACAGTGAGCATCCCAGCAACCTCAGTCTGATGTCTGACAAATGCTCAGAGATAGAAAGGAAATACCTACAAGCTACGTCATGTGACCTAAAGGCCTCGGTATGTGcatgaaatgtttattacacaatCAGAAAAAGACTGAACATGCATGGATTTTGTGGAAGAGTGGCTAGGGAAAAAAGTCCCTTCTGTGTCTACCACACATGCCGATAtcctgggttgccagatctcaGCAATATGAAGCTGGTAAACTCTctcacaaaaaaagagaaagcatTAGAGAGACATGAAAGCTGTGGTTTGTGGTGAAGATGTTTCAGGGATGGTGCTCACATGGTCTGGGTCCAGCTGACAATGGCGTGCCAGGCTGTGCAGTAGTCTCTGGATGTAGGGTTTGAAGACGCCGTGCAGTGCAGCATCGTTGGTCTTGTACAGGTGCTCCCCCAGGCGGTACCAGAAGTTGAATGAGATTTCCACCACCTGATGAGTAAATGAGACACACACTTCTTAAACACTTCTCAAAATCCTGAGCACAACTCTGAGGACAGCAGACAAAAACCATGCAGCGTTGTGTTTTTAATTCCTGAATATATCTGGGTCCTCTGCATTCCTCTGAAACAGACGACACACAATTCAGACAgaagattctgtgtgtgtgtgtgtgtgtgtgtgtgtgcacactacACTAACCTCATACTGAGAATGTCCAGCACAAATGAGTAGAAGCTCCAAGGTGCGTAAATCACCCATGCCTTGCCCCGGGCTCCTGACTGTAATTTCCATAAAGGTCTCACACAGCTCGGTGAAAATGCGGCAGTAATTCAGCAccctgtgtgtgtaaaagagagaggacATGGACATCTGTCATTCTGGTGAAGAACAGTATCTATGGAGCATGATGAGGATGCGTGCAGCTTTACTTGTCGAGGTCCTCTCGTGCCACGGCCATGTGGTAAGCTGTTTCTAGTGTCAAGACGCCCTGGAACAGCTGCATGGCCAGAGCCACGTGTGTATCTACAGTCTCAATGGCGTAGAGGGcggaacacacacagtcagatgcCGCTTCATGCAAGTTAGTCGGGCACTCGTCCCTTTGCTGCAAGCAGAGAGAAGAAAtacaaaattatattaaaaaacaaaagaaccgGAAAAAGTCGCAACAAATAGAAAAGACCAAAGAGGACACGGATGCTGAATCAGTACAAGATTCCACCTTTCTACACGTGTGTATCGGTGAAGATCCGTGAAGAACGCTATGAAGTGATAAGACAGCTAACGCCAAATAGTACAAACAGGGTGCCATAAACAGAATCAGTGAACTGACTCTATAGTGCACCAGCAATTAGACTCTTTAACTAAAGAGCTGAATAATTGATTTGCTCATCAGTGAATCGACTCTTTAGTAAATCAGTTATTCAACTCTTTAGTTAATCAGTGAATCGACTCCTTAGTTAATCACCAAATTGACTTTTTAGTTAACCAGTGAATTAACTCtacagtgaatcagtgaattgaCTCTACAGTGAAGTAGAGAATCTAATTTTTAGTTAATCAGTGAATCGACTGTACAGTGAATCAGGGAATTGACTCTTTAGTTAATCAGTGAATCGATTCTTCGGTGAATCAGGGAATTGACTCTTTAGTTAATCAGTGAATCGATTCTTCGGTGAACCAGAGAATCGAATCTTTCTGGAGTTGGAGATCAAACGAGAGCAGGGTGGCTACTTGTTGATGTGACAAGacgttaaataaatatatattcatagagtatactaaaaaaagaaaagaaacaatgcAGCCTTTATCAACACTCCTGGGATGAATTTGTTTTATTCAAATAGCTTGGTTACGAACTGAACACCACTACGTGAGGAGGCATACACTTCCTGGctgatgattaaaaaataacacagagagagagagagagagagagaccaataCAAATTGGACTGTTACAGAAAAAGAAGAGGCCATTAAGAGCCGAAGGTATGTGCTCCCCTGACCATCACGCCCAcatgtggttcttcctcaaactgtcTGAAGCACACAACGCTACAGAAGGTGTTTGTGTGCTGTAGCATAATAACTTCCCTTTCACTCGAACTGAGAGGCCCAAAAAATACAGGTCAGGCTTCACACTTCATATGTACTAAATCCGGCATGTGATCTTTGGGCAACAGGACGAAGAGACAAAACAGAATAAAGTGAAGCGATATATAGGACTTACTAGCACTTGGAATAAAACCACCAGGAGCTGATTATTAGCCATGAAGTTGCTGTCCAGCACACCCAGGTTAAACCAGCTGCCCAAGCAGCGGAACACTTTAATAAGCATCTTCTCATCGCTCCCAGACTTCTCCAGGCAGGTCATCTGGTATCAAAGATAAAAACCATTTCTATGCAGCTGAAACCACtaaagtgtgttagagagtaaaATTGAGCATCATACAGTGTGAATGTTGtaataaagtgaaaaataaataataaaaatactctGCAATATGGTGCTCCAGTATGTGTGATCGTCTGTGCAGTGAAATATTACACTATCCTGTCGATACTCGATTACTAGAGCATTGTGAAAGATCTCAGCTGAAAGGTGAGGTGGTTtactgatgatggaggagtggtGAGAAAAGGCCTGAGGCTCACCAGCAGAGTGACCACAGTGGTGGAATAGTAAGCAAGGTCCTCTATGATCTCCGACCGCCGGTTAGCACCTATCCTCAGGGATCGGCTGTGCACTTCCTCCGGCAGCACAGTGAGGATTTCGATCAGGAACGGCATTGAAGTCACGTCATTGCTGTACctgagaagaggagaggaagggAAGAGGATACGGGATGATTCCACACTCTGTGGCATCAATCCATTTGGTGAGGGATTAAATGGAAATGTCCATTATATTATCCTAATTTATTAA from Hemibagrus wyckioides isolate EC202008001 linkage group LG19, SWU_Hwy_1.0, whole genome shotgun sequence encodes the following:
- the tnpo3 gene encoding transportin-3, which produces MMEGGKPSLALVYQAVQALYHDPNPAGKERASVWLGELQRSMYAWEISDQLLQMKQDVESCYFAAQTMKMKIQTAFYELPQETHLALRDSLLSHIQNLKDLSPIIITQLALAIADLALQMASWKGCVHTLIEKYSNDVTSMPFLIEILTVLPEEVHSRSLRIGANRRSEIIEDLAYYSTTVVTLLMTCLEKSGSDEKMLIKVFRCLGSWFNLGVLDSNFMANNQLLVVLFQVLQRDECPTNLHEAASDCVCSALYAIETVDTHVALAMQLFQGVLTLETAYHMAVAREDLDKVLNYCRIFTELCETFMEITVRSPGQGMGDLRTLELLLICAGHSQYEVVEISFNFWYRLGEHLYKTNDAALHGVFKPYIQRLLHSLARHCQLDPDHEGIPEDTDDFGEFRLRVSDLVKDVIFLVGSMECFSQLYSTLKEGIPAWEVTEAVLFLMASIAKSVDPENNPTLTEVLEQVVLLPQTVHIAVRYTSIELVGEMSEVMDRNPRFLDPVLDYLMKGLREKPLASVAAKAIHNMCSVCREHMAQHFQSLLHIARSLDSFALNTDAAIGLLKGTALVLARLPLEKIAECLSDLCSVQVMALKKLLSQESSNGKSSDPTVWLDRLAVIFRHTNPYVENGQVHPCQKVIQEIWPVLSETLNTHQADNRIVERCCRCLRFAVRCVGKGSAALLQPLVTQMVSVYQVYPHSCFLYLGSILVDEYGMEEGCRQGLLDMLQALCMPTFQLLEQPNGLRNHPDTVDDLFRLATRFIQRSPVTLLGSNIVVHIIQCAIAATTLDHRDANCSVMKFIRDLIHTGVSNDHEDDFEVRKRLISEAMQQHGQQLVTQLIHTCCFCLPSYTLPDVAEVLWEIMAFDRPVFCRWLEVALKGLPKEMSGGAVTVTHKQLTDFHKQITSAEECKQVCWAVREFTRLYR